The proteins below come from a single Falco rusticolus isolate bFalRus1 chromosome 8, bFalRus1.pri, whole genome shotgun sequence genomic window:
- the IFIH1 gene encoding interferon-induced helicase C domain-containing protein 1 isoform X2 has protein sequence MAGESRDERFLYLISCFRPRLKQFIRVQPVLDQLPSLSAEEREKVRAAALQRGEVAGAEELLRAVERGPRGCGWFHEFLQALEHGGCSLAACYVNPSLSHLPSPAEEADHDLCVHLVQLLHGTLVDRMQTMQVAEKCLQKGIFQDEDLDRIQTVTDNRGNRDGARELLSRIVQKKDWFSPFLVALRETQHGDLADDLSGNTGGRENRQNEMKSSTNEEMEIKSQPGYAEMENLKQQENTNDSFSSENCVLETSIGKDSVVSESDVSIGDGRFGNLNENLGQSCTTSDSDEDEMESRASPEPEMILRDYQMEVAKPALNGENIIICLPTGSGKTRVAVYITKDHLDKKKRASELGKVIVLVNKVPLVEQHLRKEFNPFLKRWYQVIGLSGDSQLKISFPEVVRRNDVIISTAQILENSLLNAAEEDEEGVHLSDFSLIIIDECHHTQKEGVYNNIMRRYLKEKMKNRKLAKENKPLIPQPQILGLTASPGVGGATSYSKAEEHILKICANLDACRIMTVEEHVSQLKNQVKEPYKKTVIADDKRRDPFRERITEIMTDIQNYCQLYPKSEFGTQPYEQWVVREEKKAAKEEKRKERVCAEHLKKYNDALQINDTIRMVDAYNHLNNFYKEEKSKKTVRSDDDDDDEPAVSKQDETDEFLIGLFHAKKKQLKELARKPEYENEKLIQLRNTLMEEFTKTKEPRGIIFTKTRLSAVALFQWIKDNPKFEEVGIKAHYLIGAGHNSEMKPMTQARGRARADESTYALVASSGSGAAEREDVNIFREKMMYKAIQRVQKMPQEEYLNKIQNFQLQSIVEKQMKAKRDQCKIYKKNPSLITFLCKNCHKLICSGEDIQVIEKMHHVSVKNDFQSLYDTRENKTLQDKHADYQTNGEIICKDCGQAWGNMMVHRGLDLPCLKIRNFVVVFEDKKTTKNIFKKWGELPVTFPTFDYAAHCPSSDED, from the exons gggagaaggtgCGGGCGGCCGCGCTGCAGCGGGGCGAGGTGGCGGGGGCGGAGGAGCTGCTGCGGGCCGTGGAGCGGGGCCCCCGCGGTTGCGGCTGGTTTCACGAGTTCCTGCAGGCGCTGGAGCACGGCGGCTGCAGCCTGGCCGCCTGCTACGTGAACCCCAGCCTCAGCCACCTGCCGTCGCCGGCCGAGGAGGCCGACCACGACCTCTGCGTGCACTTGGTGCAGCTGCTCCACGGCACGCTGGTGGATAGAATGCAGACCATGCAGGTGGCCGAGAAGTGCCTGCAGAAGGGCATCTTCCAGGATGAGGACCTGGATCGG ATCCAGACTGTTACTGACAATCGTGGGAACAGAGATGGTGCAAGGGAGCTACTGAGCAGAATAGTGCAGAAGAAAGATTGGTTCTCACCTTTTTTGGTTGCTCTGCGTGAAACCCAACATGGAGACCTTGCAGATGATTTAAGCGGAAATACAGGAG GAAGAGAGAATAGACAAAATGAGATGAAAAGCAGtacaaatgaagaaatggaaattaaaagccAACCAGGATATGCTGAAATGGAGAATctgaaacagcaagaaaatacgAATGATAGTTTCAGCAGTGAGAACTGTGTATTGGAAACATCCATTGGAAAGGATTCTGTAGTTTCAG AGTCCGATGTCTCCATAGGAGATGGAAGGTTCGGTAACTTGAATGAAAACCTGGGACAGAGCTGTACAACCAGTGATTCAG ATGAAGATGAAATGGAGAGCAGAGCTTCACCTGAGCCAGAAATGATCCTGAGAGATTACCAGATGGAAGTTGCAAAGCCAGCACTGAATGGGGAGAATATTATAATATGTCTCCCTACAGGCAGTGGTAAAACCAGAGTGGCTGTTTACATTACCAAAGATCACTTGGataagaagaaaagagcatCAGAGCTTGGAAAAGTTATAGTACTTGTTAATAAG GTACCATTGGTAGAACAGCATTTACGAAAGGAGTTTAATCCATTCCTGAAGCGTTGGTATCAGGTTATTGGTTTAAGTGGTGATTCTCAGCTGAAAATCTCATTTCCTGAAGTTGTCAGAAGGAATGATGTCATCATCAGTACAGCACAGATCCTTGAGAATTCACTGTtaaatgcagctgaagaagatgaagaaggtGTTCACTTATCAG aTTTTTCACTCATCATTATTGATGAGTGTCATCATACTCAAAAGGAGGGTGTCTACAACAATATAATGCGACgttacttaaaagaaaagatgaagaacaggaagctggcaaaagaaaacaaaccactgaTCCCACAGCCTCAGATTCTGGGACTTACAGCCTCACCTGGTGTAGGAGGTGCAACATCCTACTCAAAAGCTGAAGAGCATATTCTGAAA atCTGTGCCAACCTTGATGCATGCAGAATCATGACTGTTGAAGAGCATGTCTCCCAGTTGAAGAATCAGGTGAAGGAACCATATAAGAAGACTGTGATTGCAGATGACAAAAGAAGG GATCCATTTAGAGAGAGAATTACTGAGATCATGACAGACATTCAAAACTATTGCCAGCTCTATCCAAAATCTGAGTTTGGAACTCAGCCATATGAACAGTGGGTGGttagagaagagaaaaaag ctgcaaaagaagaaaaacgTAAGGAGCGTGTCTGTGCAGAGCACTTGAAGAAATACAATGATGCTCTCCAGATAAATGACACTATCCGAATGGTAGATGCGTACAATCATCTAAATAACTTCTATAAGGAGGAGAAAAGTAAGAAGACAGTAAGGAgcgatgatgatgatgatgatgaacCAGCAGTATCAAAACAGGATGAAACAGATGAATTTCTAATAGGTTTATTTCATG caaaaaagaaacagctgaaagagtTGGCTAGAAAGCCAGAATATGAAAATGAGAAGCTAATACAGTTGCGAAACACTTTAATGGAGGAGTTCACGAAGACTAAGGAACCTAGAGGAATTATTTTCACAAAGACTCGGCTAAGTGCCGTTGCTCTGTTCCAGTGGATTAAGGATAACCCAAAATTTGAAGAAGTGGGAATTAAAGCCCATTACCTTATTGGTGCTGGACATAACAGTGAAATGAAACCCATGACTCAG GCTCGTGGTCGAGCTCGAGCTGATGAGAGCACCTATGCACTTGTGGCTTCCAGTggctcaggagctgctgaaCGTGAAGATGTTAATATTTTCCGTGAGAAAATGATGTATAAGGCCATTCAGCGTGTCCAGAAGATGCCACAGGAGGAGTATTTGAATAAG ATTCAGAATTTCCAGTTGCAAAGTATagtggaaaaacaaatgaaggCAAAAAGAGATCAGTGCaaaatatacaagaaaaatCCTTCACTAATAACATTCCTATGCAAAAATTGCCACAAGCTGATATGTTCTGGAGAAGACATCCAAGTTATTGAAAAAATGCATCATGTCAGTGTGAAAAATGATTTCCA aagtctttACGATACAAGAGAAAATAAGACACTGCAAGATAAGCATGCCGATTACCAGACAAATGGGGAAATAATATGTAAAGATTGTGGACAA GCTTGGGGAAATATGATGGTTCACCGAGGTCTTGACCTACCTTGTCTAAAGATTAGAAATTTTGTGGTTGTGTttgaagacaagaaaacaacaaagaacatttttaagaaatgggGAGAACTGCCTGTCACATTCCCTACTTTTGATTATGCAGCTCATTGTCCTTCAAGTGATGAAGATTAA
- the IFIH1 gene encoding interferon-induced helicase C domain-containing protein 1 isoform X4, with the protein MKMSLPDKDRNQPVFCQTDKQLPYLSMQFKGDCVFQSAGQDQPGRENRQNEMKSSTNEEMEIKSQPGYAEMENLKQQENTNDSFSSENCVLETSIGKDSVVSESDVSIGDGRFGNLNENLGQSCTTSDSDEDEMESRASPEPEMILRDYQMEVAKPALNGENIIICLPTGSGKTRVAVYITKDHLDKKKRASELGKVIVLVNKVPLVEQHLRKEFNPFLKRWYQVIGLSGDSQLKISFPEVVRRNDVIISTAQILENSLLNAAEEDEEGVHLSDFSLIIIDECHHTQKEGVYNNIMRRYLKEKMKNRKLAKENKPLIPQPQILGLTASPGVGGATSYSKAEEHILKICANLDACRIMTVEEHVSQLKNQVKEPYKKTVIADDKRRDPFRERITEIMTDIQNYCQLYPKSEFGTQPYEQWVVREEKKAAKEEKRKERVCAEHLKKYNDALQINDTIRMVDAYNHLNNFYKEEKSKKTVRSDDDDDDEPAVSKQDETDEFLIGLFHAKKKQLKELARKPEYENEKLIQLRNTLMEEFTKTKEPRGIIFTKTRLSAVALFQWIKDNPKFEEVGIKAHYLIGAGHNSEMKPMTQNEQREVIDKFRGGNVNLLIATTVAEEGLDIKECNIVIRYGLVTNEIAMVQARGRARADESTYALVASSGSGAAEREDVNIFREKMMYKAIQRVQKMPQEEYLNKIQNFQLQSIVEKQMKAKRDQCKIYKKNPSLITFLCKNCHKLICSGEDIQVIEKMHHVSVKNDFQSLYDTRENKTLQDKHADYQTNGEIICKDCGQAWGNMMVHRGLDLPCLKIRNFVVVFEDKKTTKNIFKKWGELPVTFPTFDYAAHCPSSDED; encoded by the exons ATGAAGATGTCCCTTCCAGACAAGGACAGGAATCAACCTGTCTTCTGCCAGACAGATAAGCAGCTGCCATATTTGAGCATGCAGTTCAAAGGTGATTGCGTGTTCCAGTCTGCAGGACAAGACCAACCAG GAAGAGAGAATAGACAAAATGAGATGAAAAGCAGtacaaatgaagaaatggaaattaaaagccAACCAGGATATGCTGAAATGGAGAATctgaaacagcaagaaaatacgAATGATAGTTTCAGCAGTGAGAACTGTGTATTGGAAACATCCATTGGAAAGGATTCTGTAGTTTCAG AGTCCGATGTCTCCATAGGAGATGGAAGGTTCGGTAACTTGAATGAAAACCTGGGACAGAGCTGTACAACCAGTGATTCAG ATGAAGATGAAATGGAGAGCAGAGCTTCACCTGAGCCAGAAATGATCCTGAGAGATTACCAGATGGAAGTTGCAAAGCCAGCACTGAATGGGGAGAATATTATAATATGTCTCCCTACAGGCAGTGGTAAAACCAGAGTGGCTGTTTACATTACCAAAGATCACTTGGataagaagaaaagagcatCAGAGCTTGGAAAAGTTATAGTACTTGTTAATAAG GTACCATTGGTAGAACAGCATTTACGAAAGGAGTTTAATCCATTCCTGAAGCGTTGGTATCAGGTTATTGGTTTAAGTGGTGATTCTCAGCTGAAAATCTCATTTCCTGAAGTTGTCAGAAGGAATGATGTCATCATCAGTACAGCACAGATCCTTGAGAATTCACTGTtaaatgcagctgaagaagatgaagaaggtGTTCACTTATCAG aTTTTTCACTCATCATTATTGATGAGTGTCATCATACTCAAAAGGAGGGTGTCTACAACAATATAATGCGACgttacttaaaagaaaagatgaagaacaggaagctggcaaaagaaaacaaaccactgaTCCCACAGCCTCAGATTCTGGGACTTACAGCCTCACCTGGTGTAGGAGGTGCAACATCCTACTCAAAAGCTGAAGAGCATATTCTGAAA atCTGTGCCAACCTTGATGCATGCAGAATCATGACTGTTGAAGAGCATGTCTCCCAGTTGAAGAATCAGGTGAAGGAACCATATAAGAAGACTGTGATTGCAGATGACAAAAGAAGG GATCCATTTAGAGAGAGAATTACTGAGATCATGACAGACATTCAAAACTATTGCCAGCTCTATCCAAAATCTGAGTTTGGAACTCAGCCATATGAACAGTGGGTGGttagagaagagaaaaaag ctgcaaaagaagaaaaacgTAAGGAGCGTGTCTGTGCAGAGCACTTGAAGAAATACAATGATGCTCTCCAGATAAATGACACTATCCGAATGGTAGATGCGTACAATCATCTAAATAACTTCTATAAGGAGGAGAAAAGTAAGAAGACAGTAAGGAgcgatgatgatgatgatgatgaacCAGCAGTATCAAAACAGGATGAAACAGATGAATTTCTAATAGGTTTATTTCATG caaaaaagaaacagctgaaagagtTGGCTAGAAAGCCAGAATATGAAAATGAGAAGCTAATACAGTTGCGAAACACTTTAATGGAGGAGTTCACGAAGACTAAGGAACCTAGAGGAATTATTTTCACAAAGACTCGGCTAAGTGCCGTTGCTCTGTTCCAGTGGATTAAGGATAACCCAAAATTTGAAGAAGTGGGAATTAAAGCCCATTACCTTATTGGTGCTGGACATAACAGTGAAATGAAACCCATGACTCAG aaTGAGCAAAGGGAAGTTATTGATAAATTCCGAGGTGGAAATGTAAATTTACTTATTGCTACTACTGTAGCTGAGGAGGGCCTAGACATCAAAGAGTGTAACATCGTTATTCGCTATGGCCTTGTCACCAATGAAATTGCTATGGTGCAG GCTCGTGGTCGAGCTCGAGCTGATGAGAGCACCTATGCACTTGTGGCTTCCAGTggctcaggagctgctgaaCGTGAAGATGTTAATATTTTCCGTGAGAAAATGATGTATAAGGCCATTCAGCGTGTCCAGAAGATGCCACAGGAGGAGTATTTGAATAAG ATTCAGAATTTCCAGTTGCAAAGTATagtggaaaaacaaatgaaggCAAAAAGAGATCAGTGCaaaatatacaagaaaaatCCTTCACTAATAACATTCCTATGCAAAAATTGCCACAAGCTGATATGTTCTGGAGAAGACATCCAAGTTATTGAAAAAATGCATCATGTCAGTGTGAAAAATGATTTCCA aagtctttACGATACAAGAGAAAATAAGACACTGCAAGATAAGCATGCCGATTACCAGACAAATGGGGAAATAATATGTAAAGATTGTGGACAA GCTTGGGGAAATATGATGGTTCACCGAGGTCTTGACCTACCTTGTCTAAAGATTAGAAATTTTGTGGTTGTGTttgaagacaagaaaacaacaaagaacatttttaagaaatgggGAGAACTGCCTGTCACATTCCCTACTTTTGATTATGCAGCTCATTGTCCTTCAAGTGATGAAGATTAA
- the IFIH1 gene encoding interferon-induced helicase C domain-containing protein 1 isoform X1 — MAGESRDERFLYLISCFRPRLKQFIRVQPVLDQLPSLSAEEREKVRAAALQRGEVAGAEELLRAVERGPRGCGWFHEFLQALEHGGCSLAACYVNPSLSHLPSPAEEADHDLCVHLVQLLHGTLVDRMQTMQVAEKCLQKGIFQDEDLDRIQTVTDNRGNRDGARELLSRIVQKKDWFSPFLVALRETQHGDLADDLSGNTGGRENRQNEMKSSTNEEMEIKSQPGYAEMENLKQQENTNDSFSSENCVLETSIGKDSVVSESDVSIGDGRFGNLNENLGQSCTTSDSDEDEMESRASPEPEMILRDYQMEVAKPALNGENIIICLPTGSGKTRVAVYITKDHLDKKKRASELGKVIVLVNKVPLVEQHLRKEFNPFLKRWYQVIGLSGDSQLKISFPEVVRRNDVIISTAQILENSLLNAAEEDEEGVHLSDFSLIIIDECHHTQKEGVYNNIMRRYLKEKMKNRKLAKENKPLIPQPQILGLTASPGVGGATSYSKAEEHILKICANLDACRIMTVEEHVSQLKNQVKEPYKKTVIADDKRRDPFRERITEIMTDIQNYCQLYPKSEFGTQPYEQWVVREEKKAAKEEKRKERVCAEHLKKYNDALQINDTIRMVDAYNHLNNFYKEEKSKKTVRSDDDDDDEPAVSKQDETDEFLIGLFHAKKKQLKELARKPEYENEKLIQLRNTLMEEFTKTKEPRGIIFTKTRLSAVALFQWIKDNPKFEEVGIKAHYLIGAGHNSEMKPMTQNEQREVIDKFRGGNVNLLIATTVAEEGLDIKECNIVIRYGLVTNEIAMVQARGRARADESTYALVASSGSGAAEREDVNIFREKMMYKAIQRVQKMPQEEYLNKIQNFQLQSIVEKQMKAKRDQCKIYKKNPSLITFLCKNCHKLICSGEDIQVIEKMHHVSVKNDFQSLYDTRENKTLQDKHADYQTNGEIICKDCGQAWGNMMVHRGLDLPCLKIRNFVVVFEDKKTTKNIFKKWGELPVTFPTFDYAAHCPSSDED; from the exons gggagaaggtgCGGGCGGCCGCGCTGCAGCGGGGCGAGGTGGCGGGGGCGGAGGAGCTGCTGCGGGCCGTGGAGCGGGGCCCCCGCGGTTGCGGCTGGTTTCACGAGTTCCTGCAGGCGCTGGAGCACGGCGGCTGCAGCCTGGCCGCCTGCTACGTGAACCCCAGCCTCAGCCACCTGCCGTCGCCGGCCGAGGAGGCCGACCACGACCTCTGCGTGCACTTGGTGCAGCTGCTCCACGGCACGCTGGTGGATAGAATGCAGACCATGCAGGTGGCCGAGAAGTGCCTGCAGAAGGGCATCTTCCAGGATGAGGACCTGGATCGG ATCCAGACTGTTACTGACAATCGTGGGAACAGAGATGGTGCAAGGGAGCTACTGAGCAGAATAGTGCAGAAGAAAGATTGGTTCTCACCTTTTTTGGTTGCTCTGCGTGAAACCCAACATGGAGACCTTGCAGATGATTTAAGCGGAAATACAGGAG GAAGAGAGAATAGACAAAATGAGATGAAAAGCAGtacaaatgaagaaatggaaattaaaagccAACCAGGATATGCTGAAATGGAGAATctgaaacagcaagaaaatacgAATGATAGTTTCAGCAGTGAGAACTGTGTATTGGAAACATCCATTGGAAAGGATTCTGTAGTTTCAG AGTCCGATGTCTCCATAGGAGATGGAAGGTTCGGTAACTTGAATGAAAACCTGGGACAGAGCTGTACAACCAGTGATTCAG ATGAAGATGAAATGGAGAGCAGAGCTTCACCTGAGCCAGAAATGATCCTGAGAGATTACCAGATGGAAGTTGCAAAGCCAGCACTGAATGGGGAGAATATTATAATATGTCTCCCTACAGGCAGTGGTAAAACCAGAGTGGCTGTTTACATTACCAAAGATCACTTGGataagaagaaaagagcatCAGAGCTTGGAAAAGTTATAGTACTTGTTAATAAG GTACCATTGGTAGAACAGCATTTACGAAAGGAGTTTAATCCATTCCTGAAGCGTTGGTATCAGGTTATTGGTTTAAGTGGTGATTCTCAGCTGAAAATCTCATTTCCTGAAGTTGTCAGAAGGAATGATGTCATCATCAGTACAGCACAGATCCTTGAGAATTCACTGTtaaatgcagctgaagaagatgaagaaggtGTTCACTTATCAG aTTTTTCACTCATCATTATTGATGAGTGTCATCATACTCAAAAGGAGGGTGTCTACAACAATATAATGCGACgttacttaaaagaaaagatgaagaacaggaagctggcaaaagaaaacaaaccactgaTCCCACAGCCTCAGATTCTGGGACTTACAGCCTCACCTGGTGTAGGAGGTGCAACATCCTACTCAAAAGCTGAAGAGCATATTCTGAAA atCTGTGCCAACCTTGATGCATGCAGAATCATGACTGTTGAAGAGCATGTCTCCCAGTTGAAGAATCAGGTGAAGGAACCATATAAGAAGACTGTGATTGCAGATGACAAAAGAAGG GATCCATTTAGAGAGAGAATTACTGAGATCATGACAGACATTCAAAACTATTGCCAGCTCTATCCAAAATCTGAGTTTGGAACTCAGCCATATGAACAGTGGGTGGttagagaagagaaaaaag ctgcaaaagaagaaaaacgTAAGGAGCGTGTCTGTGCAGAGCACTTGAAGAAATACAATGATGCTCTCCAGATAAATGACACTATCCGAATGGTAGATGCGTACAATCATCTAAATAACTTCTATAAGGAGGAGAAAAGTAAGAAGACAGTAAGGAgcgatgatgatgatgatgatgaacCAGCAGTATCAAAACAGGATGAAACAGATGAATTTCTAATAGGTTTATTTCATG caaaaaagaaacagctgaaagagtTGGCTAGAAAGCCAGAATATGAAAATGAGAAGCTAATACAGTTGCGAAACACTTTAATGGAGGAGTTCACGAAGACTAAGGAACCTAGAGGAATTATTTTCACAAAGACTCGGCTAAGTGCCGTTGCTCTGTTCCAGTGGATTAAGGATAACCCAAAATTTGAAGAAGTGGGAATTAAAGCCCATTACCTTATTGGTGCTGGACATAACAGTGAAATGAAACCCATGACTCAG aaTGAGCAAAGGGAAGTTATTGATAAATTCCGAGGTGGAAATGTAAATTTACTTATTGCTACTACTGTAGCTGAGGAGGGCCTAGACATCAAAGAGTGTAACATCGTTATTCGCTATGGCCTTGTCACCAATGAAATTGCTATGGTGCAG GCTCGTGGTCGAGCTCGAGCTGATGAGAGCACCTATGCACTTGTGGCTTCCAGTggctcaggagctgctgaaCGTGAAGATGTTAATATTTTCCGTGAGAAAATGATGTATAAGGCCATTCAGCGTGTCCAGAAGATGCCACAGGAGGAGTATTTGAATAAG ATTCAGAATTTCCAGTTGCAAAGTATagtggaaaaacaaatgaaggCAAAAAGAGATCAGTGCaaaatatacaagaaaaatCCTTCACTAATAACATTCCTATGCAAAAATTGCCACAAGCTGATATGTTCTGGAGAAGACATCCAAGTTATTGAAAAAATGCATCATGTCAGTGTGAAAAATGATTTCCA aagtctttACGATACAAGAGAAAATAAGACACTGCAAGATAAGCATGCCGATTACCAGACAAATGGGGAAATAATATGTAAAGATTGTGGACAA GCTTGGGGAAATATGATGGTTCACCGAGGTCTTGACCTACCTTGTCTAAAGATTAGAAATTTTGTGGTTGTGTttgaagacaagaaaacaacaaagaacatttttaagaaatgggGAGAACTGCCTGTCACATTCCCTACTTTTGATTATGCAGCTCATTGTCCTTCAAGTGATGAAGATTAA
- the IFIH1 gene encoding interferon-induced helicase C domain-containing protein 1 isoform X3 produces MAGESRDERFLYLISCFRPRLKQFIRVQPVLDQLPSLSAEEREKVRAAALQRGEVAGAEELLRAVERGPRGCGWFHEFLQALEHGGCSLAACYVNPSLSHLPSPAEEADHDLCVHLVQLLHGTLVDRMQTMQVAEKCLQKGIFQDEDLDRIQTVTDNRGNRDGARELLSRIVQKKDWFSPFLVALRETQHGDLADDLSGNTGGRENRQNEMKSSTNEEMEIKSQPGYAEMENLKQQENTNDSFSSENCVLETSIGKDSVVSESDVSIGDGRFGNLNENLGQSCTTSDSDEDEMESRASPEPEMILRDYQMEVAKPALNGENIIICLPTGSGKTRVAVYITKDHLDKKKRASELGKVIVLVNKVPLVEQHLRKEFNPFLKRWYQVIGLSGDSQLKISFPEVVRRNDVIISTAQILENSLLNAAEEDEEGVHLSDFSLIIIDECHHTQKEGVYNNIMRRYLKEKMKNRKLAKENKPLIPQPQILGLTASPGVGGATSYSKAEEHILKICANLDACRIMTVEEHVSQLKNQVKEPYKKTVIADDKRRDPFRERITEIMTDIQNYCQLYPKSEFGTQPYEQWVVREEKKAAKEEKRKERVCAEHLKKYNDALQINDTIRMVDAYNHLNNFYKEEKSKKTVRSDDDDDDEPAVSKQDETDEFLIGLFHAKKKQLKELARKPEYENEKLIQLRNTLMEEFTKTKEPRGIIFTKTRLSAVALFQWIKDNPKFEEVGIKAHYLIGAGHNSEMKPMTQNEQREVIDKFRGGNVNLLIATTVAEEGLDIKECNIVIRYGLVTNEIAMVQARGRARADESTYALVASSGSGAAEREDVNIFREKMMYKAIQRVQKMPQEEYLNKIQNFQLQSIVEKQMKAKRDQCKIYKKNPSLITFLCKNCHKLICSGEDIQVIEKMHHVSVKNDFHSMASEKNKLGLSPIITESLLFLL; encoded by the exons gggagaaggtgCGGGCGGCCGCGCTGCAGCGGGGCGAGGTGGCGGGGGCGGAGGAGCTGCTGCGGGCCGTGGAGCGGGGCCCCCGCGGTTGCGGCTGGTTTCACGAGTTCCTGCAGGCGCTGGAGCACGGCGGCTGCAGCCTGGCCGCCTGCTACGTGAACCCCAGCCTCAGCCACCTGCCGTCGCCGGCCGAGGAGGCCGACCACGACCTCTGCGTGCACTTGGTGCAGCTGCTCCACGGCACGCTGGTGGATAGAATGCAGACCATGCAGGTGGCCGAGAAGTGCCTGCAGAAGGGCATCTTCCAGGATGAGGACCTGGATCGG ATCCAGACTGTTACTGACAATCGTGGGAACAGAGATGGTGCAAGGGAGCTACTGAGCAGAATAGTGCAGAAGAAAGATTGGTTCTCACCTTTTTTGGTTGCTCTGCGTGAAACCCAACATGGAGACCTTGCAGATGATTTAAGCGGAAATACAGGAG GAAGAGAGAATAGACAAAATGAGATGAAAAGCAGtacaaatgaagaaatggaaattaaaagccAACCAGGATATGCTGAAATGGAGAATctgaaacagcaagaaaatacgAATGATAGTTTCAGCAGTGAGAACTGTGTATTGGAAACATCCATTGGAAAGGATTCTGTAGTTTCAG AGTCCGATGTCTCCATAGGAGATGGAAGGTTCGGTAACTTGAATGAAAACCTGGGACAGAGCTGTACAACCAGTGATTCAG ATGAAGATGAAATGGAGAGCAGAGCTTCACCTGAGCCAGAAATGATCCTGAGAGATTACCAGATGGAAGTTGCAAAGCCAGCACTGAATGGGGAGAATATTATAATATGTCTCCCTACAGGCAGTGGTAAAACCAGAGTGGCTGTTTACATTACCAAAGATCACTTGGataagaagaaaagagcatCAGAGCTTGGAAAAGTTATAGTACTTGTTAATAAG GTACCATTGGTAGAACAGCATTTACGAAAGGAGTTTAATCCATTCCTGAAGCGTTGGTATCAGGTTATTGGTTTAAGTGGTGATTCTCAGCTGAAAATCTCATTTCCTGAAGTTGTCAGAAGGAATGATGTCATCATCAGTACAGCACAGATCCTTGAGAATTCACTGTtaaatgcagctgaagaagatgaagaaggtGTTCACTTATCAG aTTTTTCACTCATCATTATTGATGAGTGTCATCATACTCAAAAGGAGGGTGTCTACAACAATATAATGCGACgttacttaaaagaaaagatgaagaacaggaagctggcaaaagaaaacaaaccactgaTCCCACAGCCTCAGATTCTGGGACTTACAGCCTCACCTGGTGTAGGAGGTGCAACATCCTACTCAAAAGCTGAAGAGCATATTCTGAAA atCTGTGCCAACCTTGATGCATGCAGAATCATGACTGTTGAAGAGCATGTCTCCCAGTTGAAGAATCAGGTGAAGGAACCATATAAGAAGACTGTGATTGCAGATGACAAAAGAAGG GATCCATTTAGAGAGAGAATTACTGAGATCATGACAGACATTCAAAACTATTGCCAGCTCTATCCAAAATCTGAGTTTGGAACTCAGCCATATGAACAGTGGGTGGttagagaagagaaaaaag ctgcaaaagaagaaaaacgTAAGGAGCGTGTCTGTGCAGAGCACTTGAAGAAATACAATGATGCTCTCCAGATAAATGACACTATCCGAATGGTAGATGCGTACAATCATCTAAATAACTTCTATAAGGAGGAGAAAAGTAAGAAGACAGTAAGGAgcgatgatgatgatgatgatgaacCAGCAGTATCAAAACAGGATGAAACAGATGAATTTCTAATAGGTTTATTTCATG caaaaaagaaacagctgaaagagtTGGCTAGAAAGCCAGAATATGAAAATGAGAAGCTAATACAGTTGCGAAACACTTTAATGGAGGAGTTCACGAAGACTAAGGAACCTAGAGGAATTATTTTCACAAAGACTCGGCTAAGTGCCGTTGCTCTGTTCCAGTGGATTAAGGATAACCCAAAATTTGAAGAAGTGGGAATTAAAGCCCATTACCTTATTGGTGCTGGACATAACAGTGAAATGAAACCCATGACTCAG aaTGAGCAAAGGGAAGTTATTGATAAATTCCGAGGTGGAAATGTAAATTTACTTATTGCTACTACTGTAGCTGAGGAGGGCCTAGACATCAAAGAGTGTAACATCGTTATTCGCTATGGCCTTGTCACCAATGAAATTGCTATGGTGCAG GCTCGTGGTCGAGCTCGAGCTGATGAGAGCACCTATGCACTTGTGGCTTCCAGTggctcaggagctgctgaaCGTGAAGATGTTAATATTTTCCGTGAGAAAATGATGTATAAGGCCATTCAGCGTGTCCAGAAGATGCCACAGGAGGAGTATTTGAATAAG ATTCAGAATTTCCAGTTGCAAAGTATagtggaaaaacaaatgaaggCAAAAAGAGATCAGTGCaaaatatacaagaaaaatCCTTCACTAATAACATTCCTATGCAAAAATTGCCACAAGCTGATATGTTCTGGAGAAGACATCCAAGTTATTGAAAAAATGCATCATGTCAGTGTGAAAAATGATTTCCA CTCCAtggcatctgaaaaaaacaagctaGGTCTATCCCCTATTATAACAGAGAGCCTGCTGTTCCTGCTTTAA